Proteins found in one Microcoleus sp. FACHB-831 genomic segment:
- the rpmG gene encoding 50S ribosomal protein L33: MAAKKGVRLIITLECTECRSNTAKRSPGVSRYTTTKNRRNTTARLELNKFCAHCNKHVLHKEIK; encoded by the coding sequence ATGGCAGCCAAGAAGGGCGTCCGGCTAATTATTACCTTGGAATGTACCGAGTGTCGCTCAAACACAGCGAAGCGATCGCCCGGTGTTTCCCGCTATACAACCACCAAAAACCGCCGCAACACGACGGCGCGACTGGAACTGAATAAGTTCTGTGCCCATTGCAACAAACACGTACTACACAAGGAAATCAAGTAG
- the rpsR gene encoding 30S ribosomal protein S18, protein MTYYRRRLSPIKPEDPIDYKDVELLRKFITERGKILPRRITGLTAKQQRDLTVAIKRARLVALLPFINAEG, encoded by the coding sequence ATGACCTACTATCGTCGTCGCCTTTCCCCCATCAAACCCGAAGACCCCATTGACTACAAAGATGTAGAGCTGTTGCGGAAATTTATCACAGAGCGTGGTAAAATATTGCCGCGTCGCATTACTGGTCTAACAGCAAAACAGCAAAGAGACCTGACCGTAGCCATTAAGCGTGCCCGCTTGGTAGCGTTATTACCTTTTATAAATGCAGAAGGATAA
- a CDS encoding ribonuclease catalytic domain-containing protein — protein sequence MEKGTLIEFRLHGDRRLAVADRQEGKTHWIVVDDRGQSHTLHPRNITYEVAGQSYKPSEIPSFLKEVEQYIDPSSLEVAWEILVEDDESATVATMASLLFSDQSPPVCYAAHCLLSDDKIYFKKKADHYQPRPAGMVGEIRHQLEVEAQKLREQQEFLTRLQQKIAGEAVEWQDSDRHKLEIFEKCVLSPEFASKFVQETLAALQRPQNPEGAREFLVDLGWWSPHENLFLRRSQIPVHFPHKVIEVAQRCLDIPPPTEDPNRLDLTHLKVYTIDDESTQEIDDGLSVENTADGRQRLWIHIADPTRLLNPGDELDLEARRRSTTLYLPTGMIPMFPPALATGPMSLVQGKLCCALSFGVILDENGGVAEYTIHASTIKPTYRLTYEDVDEMLQLGIEAEPEIEAIAKAAQLRWKWRQSQGSISISMPEGLIKVEGDEITINVLDDSRSRQLVAEMMILAGEVAARYGQAHNLPLPFRGQPQPDLPSEEELLQLPAGPVRFCAMRRCMPKSEMGITPARHAGLGLNTYTQVTSPIRRYTDLLAHFQIKAHLRGEPLPFSAAELQEIMLSVTSAAYEATLVERQTNRYWALEYLRRHADQVWQAQMLRWLREDDRLGLILLEDLGLELAMSFKRSIALGDRLEVQVSHADPRGDAIRFRELVNQQAQAAAT from the coding sequence GTGGAGAAAGGAACGCTCATTGAATTTCGACTGCATGGAGACAGGCGTCTTGCAGTTGCTGACCGTCAAGAGGGCAAAACGCATTGGATTGTGGTAGACGATCGCGGTCAATCGCACACACTCCACCCCCGGAACATTACTTATGAAGTGGCGGGGCAAAGTTATAAGCCGTCGGAAATTCCCAGCTTCTTAAAAGAAGTAGAGCAATATATAGACCCGTCGAGTCTAGAGGTAGCATGGGAAATATTGGTTGAGGATGACGAATCAGCGACGGTGGCAACTATGGCCTCGCTGCTGTTCTCAGATCAAAGCCCGCCTGTATGCTACGCTGCTCACTGCTTGCTGTCCGACGATAAAATTTATTTCAAAAAAAAGGCGGACCACTACCAGCCACGTCCCGCAGGGATGGTAGGTGAAATTAGACACCAACTGGAAGTGGAAGCGCAGAAGCTAAGAGAGCAGCAAGAATTTTTGACGCGCTTGCAGCAAAAAATAGCTGGTGAGGCAGTGGAGTGGCAGGATAGCGATCGCCACAAGTTGGAAATATTTGAAAAGTGTGTCCTCAGCCCAGAATTTGCTTCCAAGTTTGTTCAGGAAACTTTAGCCGCACTACAACGTCCTCAGAATCCTGAAGGTGCCAGAGAATTCCTGGTAGATCTAGGATGGTGGAGTCCTCACGAGAACCTGTTTCTGCGGCGCAGTCAAATTCCAGTTCACTTTCCTCATAAGGTAATAGAAGTGGCGCAGCGCTGCCTGGATATCCCGCCCCCTACTGAAGACCCGAATCGCTTGGACTTAACTCATCTAAAGGTATACACCATTGATGATGAAAGCACCCAGGAAATTGACGACGGCTTAAGCGTGGAAAATACTGCTGATGGGCGTCAGCGTCTTTGGATACATATTGCTGACCCCACCCGTCTGCTTAATCCTGGGGATGAACTCGACCTAGAAGCTAGACGCCGCAGCACTACGCTATATCTCCCTACGGGGATGATTCCGATGTTTCCACCTGCGTTGGCGACGGGGCCAATGAGTCTGGTTCAGGGTAAACTTTGTTGTGCCCTGAGCTTTGGCGTAATTTTGGATGAAAATGGTGGAGTAGCCGAGTACACCATTCATGCCAGCACGATCAAACCGACATATCGCCTCACCTACGAAGATGTAGATGAGATGCTTCAGCTAGGGATTGAGGCGGAACCGGAGATAGAGGCGATCGCGAAAGCTGCTCAACTTCGCTGGAAATGGCGACAGTCTCAGGGATCGATTAGCATCAGCATGCCGGAGGGGTTGATCAAGGTAGAAGGTGATGAAATCACCATTAATGTATTAGATGACTCGCGATCGCGCCAACTGGTGGCGGAGATGATGATCCTCGCTGGTGAAGTCGCGGCGCGTTACGGCCAAGCCCACAATCTTCCCCTGCCTTTTCGCGGTCAGCCTCAACCAGACCTGCCCTCGGAAGAAGAACTTTTGCAGCTACCCGCTGGCCCAGTCCGCTTCTGTGCTATGCGTCGCTGCATGCCCAAGAGTGAAATGGGGATTACACCAGCTCGTCACGCCGGATTGGGATTAAATACTTACACCCAAGTTACATCTCCCATCCGCCGCTATACCGACTTGCTGGCTCACTTCCAAATAAAGGCTCACCTGCGCGGCGAACCTCTGCCGTTTTCAGCAGCAGAGTTGCAAGAAATCATGTTGAGCGTGACTTCGGCGGCTTATGAGGCAACTTTGGTAGAACGGCAAACCAATCGTTATTGGGCGTTGGAGTATCTGCGCCGTCATGCGGATCAAGTGTGGCAAGCGCAGATGTTGCGCTGGTTGCGAGAAGATGACAGATTGGGGCTGATTTTATTAGAGGATTTAGGTTTAGAGTTGGCCATGTCCTTCAAGCGATCCATCGCGCTAGGCGATCGCTTGGAAGTACAAGTCAGCCACGCCGACCCTCGCGGAGATGCGATCAGGTTCCGAGAACTGGTTAATCAACAGGCTCAGGCAGCAGCTACCTAG
- a CDS encoding glycosyltransferase family 39 protein yields MAHDEGIYALHAKAIVNLGDWIRPGGTFSYDRTLGIQWLIAASYMLFGISEDSARLPSAIACLFSVLLTYKIGCILLNPRLALLGAAILSVIPLWVQFGRLGTQDALLVFLELLAIWAFLQAERHVQHRRYWVTLAGFSLGLGFLAKGFMIVPAAIALLPYLIFHHHRHRHLSNPWLYLGLFLGFLPTVLWLWVSASRYGLLPFKRLIGKLVHLSDNEYAGNGLLYYLWNIPANAFPWALFALIGLVLAWRNAKVNALLRTRHAWPILVGYPLILFVELTLFKTRTRYYPLQLLPFMALLAAIAFDWLLNIYVKRDRAQNRLLATLSYGFGGLAWVLFLAGLTVFIALAANVSFPGVDLAEIQPYAAIALAVGLGWGMLLIVWLRRRRMEDLPMSARQWLAAWLIGSWLGAGMLGLTGEWGDYNSDLKAFVRLPAIASILQSQPIDFVLEDSMNSKNRKTHLLLDFYTPQPGVESEKVSCLQPNDYAWISPKLAVQPSFNYLVFGSIRKWQLIQVLHQAPSAEPCPVICAFGVCHIADKGDRVTTTAIANPSRQFPESLWAMK; encoded by the coding sequence GATTACCAAGCGCGATCGCCTGTCTGTTTAGCGTGCTGTTGACCTACAAAATAGGCTGCATTCTTTTAAATCCACGTCTGGCATTGTTAGGCGCTGCCATTCTCAGCGTCATACCGCTTTGGGTACAATTCGGGCGTTTGGGAACTCAGGATGCTCTCCTAGTATTTTTAGAACTGTTAGCAATCTGGGCATTTTTGCAAGCAGAAAGGCACGTCCAGCACCGTCGATATTGGGTAACTTTAGCAGGCTTTAGTCTAGGGCTGGGCTTTTTAGCTAAAGGGTTTATGATCGTTCCCGCCGCGATCGCGCTGTTGCCCTATCTAATTTTCCACCATCATCGTCACCGCCATTTATCCAATCCTTGGCTCTATCTGGGATTGTTTTTAGGTTTTCTTCCCACTGTTCTATGGCTGTGGGTAAGTGCATCTCGCTATGGACTATTACCTTTTAAAAGACTGATAGGTAAGCTTGTCCATTTAAGCGATAACGAGTATGCGGGAAATGGCCTGCTGTATTACCTGTGGAACATTCCTGCTAATGCTTTCCCTTGGGCTTTGTTTGCCCTCATCGGCTTAGTGCTGGCGTGGCGTAATGCTAAGGTAAACGCTTTGCTGCGGACAAGACACGCTTGGCCAATCTTGGTAGGCTATCCCCTGATTTTATTTGTTGAGTTAACCCTCTTTAAAACTCGCACCCGCTACTACCCGTTGCAGCTATTGCCATTTATGGCTTTACTTGCGGCGATCGCCTTTGATTGGCTTTTGAATATCTATGTCAAACGCGATCGCGCCCAAAATCGTTTGCTAGCAACATTAAGTTATGGATTCGGCGGTTTAGCCTGGGTGTTATTCTTAGCTGGTTTAACAGTATTTATTGCCCTTGCTGCTAATGTAAGCTTTCCAGGCGTGGATTTGGCAGAAATTCAACCCTACGCGGCTATTGCCCTAGCTGTAGGATTGGGCTGGGGAATGCTGCTAATCGTGTGGCTGCGTCGTCGTCGAATGGAAGACTTACCAATGTCAGCCCGTCAGTGGCTAGCAGCTTGGTTAATTGGTTCTTGGCTGGGTGCGGGGATGCTGGGGTTGACAGGTGAGTGGGGAGATTATAACTCTGACCTGAAGGCTTTTGTGCGGCTACCAGCAATAGCCTCAATACTCCAGTCGCAGCCAATTGATTTTGTCCTCGAAGATTCTATGAACAGCAAAAACCGTAAGACGCATTTGCTGTTGGATTTCTACACTCCACAGCCAGGGGTGGAGTCAGAAAAGGTTTCATGTCTGCAACCTAATGATTATGCCTGGATTAGCCCAAAACTAGCCGTCCAACCATCCTTTAACTATTTAGTTTTTGGTTCTATAAGGAAATGGCAGTTAATTCAAGTTTTACATCAGGCGCCGTCAGCCGAGCCTTGTCCGGTAATATGCGCTTTCGGCGTCTGTCATATAGCTGACAAGGGCGATCGCGTAACCACAACTGCGATCGCTAACCCATCGCGTCAATTTCCAGAAAGCCTCTGGGCGATGAAATAG